CAAGCGCCGGGGGCTGTCCAAGGGCAAGCTTTATGAAGTGGTGGATAAGGACAGTGACCAACTAACACTCAAAGCTAGTGATGGTAAGCATTTTCAAGTAGACACGGGATTTAAAAAGGCGGTTTACCAACGTCAACAGATTGAACTTGCCGAGGGCGATCGCCTACGCTGGACGAAAAACGACCGACAATTAGGACGGCGCAACGGTCAAGAGTTTGTAGTTAAAGCCATTGCAGGTTACAACGCGCAAATCCAGTATTTAGAAAGTGGTCAAACTGAATTTATTAACCTGCAACAAGCACAACACCTAGATTATGCGATCGTCAGCACTACATATAGTAGTCAGGGAAAGACGGCTGACCAAGTATTGATTGCTGCTGACAACACCATTGGACAAGAAAGCTTTTACGTTGCGGTCAGCCGTGCTAGGTATGAATTGAAACTCTACACGGAAGATAAAGACAATTTACTAGCCTTGGCGCAGTCGAGTAGGGCTAAAGAAAATGCACTGGTGCTACTGCGACAGAAAGAGTTAGAGAAGCAGCACCAATCAAAATTAGAGAAAGAAATGGTTGTAACTGCTCCGATTGTAGCTAAAACATCCACTACAGAGCAGGAAAGTAAAGAAGCGGAGGGGCAGAGGAGCAAAGAGGTGGAGGCAAGGGAGCGGAGGAGCGGGGGAGCAAAGGAGCAATCTTATACTGAGTCCTCCCCTCTGCCCCCCTGCCCTAGACCTCTGCCAAGTTCTTCCCCTCTGCCTCTTGTTTTTAAAACTCTACCGCCGGAAGCACCAAAAACTGTTGTTCCTACTCCCAAACCATTTATTAGAAAACCAGTTCCAAAAACAGCACAGCCAACAGTAGCATTTTGGACTCCTAATAATATTGGTGAAGCCCCAGAAAAACTTGATTCTAAACACTGGCAAGAATTAATACAAGGTAGCGCCATCCACCCCGAAATTGCCAGCCTTAATTTCACTAGCTTGCATCAAACTCTTGATTGGGAGCATGAAGCTTGGGAATACCTCATGTACAGTGATAAACTGCCACGCACTAACACTGGTAGGCTGTCTTCAGGGATCATAAGTAAATATGCTCATATTGAATCAGGCGGCTGGTGGTGTGATGCTGGCGTTAATCCCAACTCCTTCGCCAATCTCCAATCAGGGGATAAACCTGATAGAAAGATATGGGGATGCTACAAACCCACTAACCCCAGAGAAAAAGCTGATAAACCCGGCAAATTCATTAAATATGAACATCCACCACAAACTGAACTCAGTATTTTCTTGCTCGATGTACCTGATGATATTGCTGGGCGTATCTATGAAAAAGCTGGGGTACAACCAACCGATTGCGATCGCCAAAGCGGATTTTGGTATTGTGTTTGGAAACATAACCTACCAGTCACTATTACTGAGGGAGCAAAAAAAGCAGCCAGTTTGTTGAGCCAGGGTCATGCAGCGATCGGGCTACCGGGAATCTATGCTGGTTATCGCAGTAAAGATGAGTTTGGGGAGCAGACCAAAGCTCGGCTGATGGATGAATTAGCTGTTTTCGCCACTCCAGAACGGCAGATAACTTTCTGCTTTGATTACGAGACACGCCCGGACACTCAGCGAAATATAGAGATTGCTATCTCACGCACTGGGGGGCTGCTGGAGGAACGGGGAGCTAAAATTAATGTGGTGACGTTGCCGGGGCCAGATAAAGGCGTTGACGATTTAATAGTGGCTCAGGGGCCACTAGCATACGAAAAGGCGTTTTACGAAGCGTCAACTCTCAAGGCATGGCGAGATAACAACAATAAACAACGACATACTGCACCAGCACCACCCAAAAAGTTGAGTGACCAAGAGCGCAAACAACGGCTTCAACAACGTTTTTCAGGTCAAGTTACTCACAAGGCATTTAAGAAAGCCATCGATGCACTGACTGACCGAGAACTATTGTACTTAGAACAAGCGGTCAAGGAATATTTTGCCCAGCCAGTTGCTCAAGTACCAGCACCTGTTGATAAACAGGCTATTGAAAACGAAATTACTCAGCTTGGGCCACAAATTGATAGTTTGTGGTTAGAACACGCTATCCAAGAGAAAACTATCAGAGCAATGGAGCATTTTCCGCTTCATAAGTTGAGTAATAAGTATAACTTGAGACTAGAGCAGCAATTACAAACTATTGGAACTATCAAAGAATTAGTCACGTATCAGCAGCAGCTTCAGTCCAAACTTCAGGAATACGAAACCCAGGTAGAAAATCATCACTCCTGGGAGAACCAACAGCAAACTATTGAAATGAAGACTATGGCTGAAATACTAAACTCTCCTCAATTACAGTCACGACTAACGAGTATTTTGGATGAGATAGAACTTAAACAACAGCAAAGTCAAGCTAAGTTGTCTATTTCTCAGCAGCCATCACCACAACCGCGTCGAGGTTTGAGAAGGTGAATTATGTGCAACCTGAGTTACCCTTAAATCAATGGGGACAAATGATCTGTGAAACTAATCAAACACAGGCGGTTAAACTATATCGAAAAGCATTGCTTTCATCAAAATGGTTAACCGTTTACTGATACAACAAGGAATTGACCCAAATTTACTATGAATTACCCCTGGCTCAAACTTTCGCACAGCCAGAGGTAGTTCATTATCTGAGTTTTATACCTGCACAAGTCAGATAAAACCTATTACCTTCTCAATTTTGTTGACTGTGATTGAGTATTAGTATGTTTTAAATAATCAGAA
This Nostoc edaphicum CCNP1411 DNA region includes the following protein-coding sequences:
- the mobF gene encoding MobF family relaxase, which encodes MLTGKNSEPQQAVHYFMEGYYQEGTSRWSGKGAKKLGLSGAVDHQETFSNIVNGRSPDGSQNLCARKLDSSQRRAATDFTFSAPKSVSLQALVGGDQRLMTAHQLAVQKTLELIEERYSYTRVTTDTLRETTRTGNLVVAEFDHIETRELDPHLHTHALVMNMTQLDNEEWYSLLNDEIFKNKKFLGMVYQNYLAVEVQKLGYEVEARNHGQFEIKGFLEEDLKEFSKRRQQILSAAGKNATWAEREAAWTATRNLKQKINPVELKAKWREEAAALGIKFVQPGEAQPELQPRLVSYENLEDAIAHCSERNVAFTQEDLEKFILNQGLATEVSQIEPLVKANPELLSLSQENRDFTTLAAVNRELATIKLMQSGMGKVSPLAHPEVVESHLEKTALNPDQRRAVLTAATTTDQFMAWQGVAGAGKTFALKELKAIAVASGYTIKSFAPSSMAAKVLGQELDIQAETVARLLVSEPPQEIEPNQIWIVDEAGLLSAKDALALLERATQEQARVVLVGDTKQLSAVEAGNPFKSLQQAGIKTSHLNESLRQRAPKLKLAVDLIASGRIEEGFSRLDENGCIQSVKAESKIEAIACDYVTATPEQRARTLVLAGTNFERLAITQAIRGHLKAEGSLGTAIGITQLQAKDLTSVQMRYTHNFELGDMVMPTRNYKRRGLSKGKLYEVVDKDSDQLTLKASDGKHFQVDTGFKKAVYQRQQIELAEGDRLRWTKNDRQLGRRNGQEFVVKAIAGYNAQIQYLESGQTEFINLQQAQHLDYAIVSTTYSSQGKTADQVLIAADNTIGQESFYVAVSRARYELKLYTEDKDNLLALAQSSRAKENALVLLRQKELEKQHQSKLEKEMVVTAPIVAKTSTTEQESKEAEGQRSKEVEARERRSGGAKEQSYTESSPLPPCPRPLPSSSPLPLVFKTLPPEAPKTVVPTPKPFIRKPVPKTAQPTVAFWTPNNIGEAPEKLDSKHWQELIQGSAIHPEIASLNFTSLHQTLDWEHEAWEYLMYSDKLPRTNTGRLSSGIISKYAHIESGGWWCDAGVNPNSFANLQSGDKPDRKIWGCYKPTNPREKADKPGKFIKYEHPPQTELSIFLLDVPDDIAGRIYEKAGVQPTDCDRQSGFWYCVWKHNLPVTITEGAKKAASLLSQGHAAIGLPGIYAGYRSKDEFGEQTKARLMDELAVFATPERQITFCFDYETRPDTQRNIEIAISRTGGLLEERGAKINVVTLPGPDKGVDDLIVAQGPLAYEKAFYEASTLKAWRDNNNKQRHTAPAPPKKLSDQERKQRLQQRFSGQVTHKAFKKAIDALTDRELLYLEQAVKEYFAQPVAQVPAPVDKQAIENEITQLGPQIDSLWLEHAIQEKTIRAMEHFPLHKLSNKYNLRLEQQLQTIGTIKELVTYQQQLQSKLQEYETQVENHHSWENQQQTIEMKTMAEILNSPQLQSRLTSILDEIELKQQQSQAKLSISQQPSPQPRRGLRR